Proteins encoded within one genomic window of Marasmius oreades isolate 03SP1 chromosome 4, whole genome shotgun sequence:
- a CDS encoding uncharacterized protein (BUSCO:EOG09260375), which yields MSGRLDKKSVSKALADLKRARQGIARTFKEEDVTLYDEVNEDQYKRVVKGRLQKDDFVVDDGVDGYMDNGMDDWMDQDEEYPESEDERETKKKASKKSNSKAKAKGKGEPKPPPPPVVAPTINDYRKTVSTEEESDFMANLFNTLDSAPTPSTTAKSRKRKTSPDDRDSSPIPYRNGGYDDFAEASSDGPIDDFISMPSSDDIILSPKKKQRIDAGGITPAAHRLAKMDVDAEIDDIDFEAFDDIDLDFDDFEVKTTVKAEKMDVTIPVEKPKPEEKEDALPSWLAVYDSLNVTAAESLGPTASTSSSSNTSNVDALEPDGSLHFYWLDYLEHDGQISFVGKVKDKTLGALVSACITVENLERNLFVLPRKRKVEEGEDGKYYDTDEEPTQPDVYRDFDAIRKRANIGKFKGKFVERKYAFGDPDVPREETPWLKIAYPFSEPQLPNTIQSPNIAKVFGTNTSAFELLVLKRKIMGPCWIKIKEPEVNFKGVSWCKFEATVSDPKDFNPLLDAAGQSPTEVPPLTVLSLSVRTVVNHKDNRREVVCATARIWHNMLIDDPTPPERLPCTVQTFVRPLGDRFPSNFEGHAKANGKGLVSSMKNERMLLSSLLVAIHKADPDIIVGHDFLGVSLDVILHRMRDCKVDHWSRVGRFRRARWPNIGKQGTNIKFLNGRLLCDLTSDSAKSMISSTTWSLTEMCTTHLKSDRQDIDPDDVPNYFDSSLSGPERLMTFVRHCELDAHYQMALASKVQIIPLTKQLTNLAGNAWNKTLNGGRAERNEYILLHEFHRLKYVCPDKDRSWGKKSAKIEVADDDPEARKDAPKGKKKDKYKGGLVFEPKRGLWDKYILVMDFNSLYPSIIQEYNVDFTTIERIADEEDENGEQIQPDPPGPEVPQGVLPRLIATLVQRRRQVKSLMKDKNATPAQLLQYDIKQQALKLTANSMYGCLGFEYSRFYARQLASLTTYKGREILTHTRELAESMQLDVVYGDTDSVFVNSNVTELSEALKISTEFKKTVNECYKLLEIDLDSVFQRLLLLQKKKYAALKMEDGSRTSTEIKGLDMKRREYCDLSKNVSQFVLNQILSGDSTEIVVEHIHEYLTSVGQNVRGGQIKLDDFTIHKRLGKEPEAYPKSEGLPHVQVALKMKAKGGNARAGDVIPYIFCLPDGEESAKSAQSDRAHHRDELRKADSGLNIDFEYYLSQQVLPPVERLCEPIEGTDRARLAECLGLNPDRYRVAASSSAENTGFASLDSQLSDAERYKDAEPFFTICRNCKGQWAYAPLNDREECCLRPNGRFCPGCQSPLQLGSLQAQLEAQIRKHIAKFYECWTICSDPICGYKTRMMGVYGRRCLRCKTPVTLEYSDEKLYNQLRYLGFLFDGERAIKNVTGTDSLEVVSALVKTHSSFLTAMSGCVEKYLEQCGRRWVELSSVFSFMKV from the exons ATGTCTGGTCGGCTGGACAAAAAGTCAGTATCAAAAGCTCTCGCTGACTTGAAGCGCGCAAGGCAAGGAATAGCGCGTACATTCAAG GAAGAGGACGTTACCCTCTATGACGAGGTCAACGAGGACCAATATAAACGCGTCGTGAAAGGAAGGCTTCAGAAAGATGACTTTGTCGTCGACGATGGAGTTGATGGATACATGGACAATGGGATGGATGACTGGATGGACCAGGACGAAGAGTACCCGGAATCCGAAGATGAACgagagacgaagaagaaag CATCGAAAAAGTCGAACAGCAAGGCCAAGGCTAAGGGAAAGGGGGAACCCaaacctcctccacctccagttGTCGCCCCAACCATTAATGATTACCGTAAAACAGTCTCTACTGAAGAAGAATCAGACTTCATGGCGAACCTCTTTAACACTCTGGACTCCGCTCCCACTCCTTCTACAACCGCGAAATCTAGAAAGCGTAAAACTTCGCCCGACGATCGCGATTCCTCTCCCATTCCTTACAGAAATGGTGGATATGACGACTTTGCAGAAGCATCATCTGATGGACCCATAGATGATTTCATTTCAATGCCCTCTAGCGATGATATAATCTTGAGtccgaagaagaagcagagaatAGATGCGGGTGGAATAACACCAGCCGCTCATCGCCTCGCAAAAATGGACGTGGACGCTGAAATCGATGATATAGATTTCGAGGCGTTTGACGATAttgacttggattttgatgATTTCGAGGTTAAAACAACTGTCAAGGCCGAGAAAATGGATGTCACTATCCCCGTCGAAAAGCCGAAACctgaagagaaagaggatgCTCTTCCATCATGGCTAGCGGTTTACGACTCACTCAACGTTACTGCGGCAGAATCACTGGGACCGACTGCATccacttcctcttcctcgaatACATCCAATGTTGATGCCCTTGAACCAGACGGATCGCTCCACTTTTATTGGCTCGACTACCTGGAACATGATGGCCAAATATCTTTTGTGGGGAAAGTTAAGGACAAGACTTTAGGCGCGCTGGTCTCCGCTTGCATTACTGTCGAAAACTTGGAGCGCAACTTGTTCGTCCTGCCACGGAAGAGAAAAGTCGAAGAGGGCGAGGACGGGAAATATTATGATACGGATGAGGAACCCACACAACCGGATGTGTATAGGGATTTTGACGCGATCAGGAAGAGAGCTAATATTGGCAAGTTCAAAGGCAAATTCGTCGAGAGAAAATACGCGTTTGGCGATCCCGATGTACCCAGGGAGGAAACACCCTGGCTGAAGATTGCGTATCCATTTAGTG AACCACAACTTCCCAACACCATTCAGAGCCCCAATATCGCCAAAGTGTTTGGAACCAACACAAGTGCCTTCGAACTCCTTGTTCTCAAGCGCAAGATTATGGGTCCTTGTTGGATCAAGATCAAAGAACCCGAAGTTAACTTCAAAGGC GTATCGTGGTGTAAATTCGAGGCAACAGTCAGCGATCCAAAAGACTTTAATCCCTTGTTAGATGCAGCCGGTCAATCACCCACGGAGGTCCCACCGTTGACCGTCCTCAGTCTTAGCGTGCGGACCGTGGTCAACCACAAAGACAACAGGCGGGAAGTCGTCTGTGCAACGGCCAGGATTTGGCACAACA TGCTGATTGACGATCCTACGCCCCCCGAACGCCTCCCGTGCACCGTACAAACTTTCGTTCGTCCACTCGGCGACCGATTTCCTTCGAACTTTGAAGGGCATGCAAAAGCTAACGGCAAAGGACTTGTCTCGTCGATGAAGAATGAACGAATGTTACTCAGCAGCCTTCTGG TTGCAATTCACAAAGCTGATCCAGATATCATTGTTGGTCACGATTTCCTCGGCGTTTCCCTCGATGTGATACTCCACCGAATGCGAGACTGCAAAGTCGACCACTGGTCTAGAGTAGGACGCTTCAGACGTGCGAGATGGCCTAATATTGGGAAGCAGGGCACGAACATCAAGTTCTTGAATGGCCGGTTGTTGTGTGACTTGACGAGCGATAGTGCGAAG AGCATGATATCTTCTACGACCTGGTCTCTTACTGAAATGTGTACAACTCACCTGAAAAGCGACCGTCAAGACATTGATCCGGATGATGTTCCCAACTACTTTGACAGCTCTCTTAGTGGACCGGAGAGGCTGATGACCTTCGTTCGTCATTGTGAACTGGACGCACATTACCAAATGGCCCTTGCATCCAAGGTTCAGATAATTCCACTGACGAAGCAATTAACTAATCTTGCTGGGAACGCTTG GAACAAGACTTTGAACGGTGGGCGAGCGGAGAGAAACGAGTACATCCTGTTGCACGAATTCCATCGGCTGAAGTATGTCTGTCCTGATAAGGACAGGTCTTGGGGAAAGAAATCTGCGAAGATTGAAGTCGCCGACGATGATCCTGAAGCTCGGAAAGATGCACCGAAGGGCAAGAAGAAGGATAAGTACAAAGGCGGTCTTGTCTTTGAGCCAAAGAGGGGCTTATGGGACAAGTATATTCTGGTCATGGACTTCAATTCGTTGTACCCGAGTATCATTCAGGAGTATAACGTCGACTTTACGACTATCGAGCGAATTgcggatgaagaggatgag AATGGCGAGCAGATTCAACCAGACCCACCTGGTCCTGAAGTTCCACAAGGTGTTTTACCTCGGCTTATTGCAACTCTCGTCCAGAGGCGAAGGCAAGTCAAGTCACTTATGAAGGATAAGAATGCTACGCCCGCACAGTTGCTTCAG TATGATATCAAACAGCAGGCGTTGAAGTTGACTGCCAACAGTATGTACGGGTGCCTAGGTTTTGAATACTCCCGGTTCTATGCCCGTCAACTCGCCTCCCTCACCACCTATAAGGGCAGAGAAATCTTGACTCACACCAGGGAGTTGGCAGAAAGCATGCAACTCGAC GTTGTATACGGTGATACCGACTCTGTCTTCGTCAACTCTAATGTCACCGAGCTGTCCGAAGCGCTCAAAATCTCCACAGAGTTCAAAAAAACTGTTAACGAATGCTACAAACTGCTCGAAATTGACCTCGATAGCGTTTTCCAACGCCTGCTGTTattgcagaagaagaaatatGCTGCCCTCAAGATGGAAGATGGAAGTCGAACATCGACAGAGATCAAAGGTCTCGATATGAAACGTCGAGAATATTGTGACCTGTCTAAGAATGTGTCGCA GTTCGTGCTCAATCAGATTCTGTCGGGTGATTCAACAGAGATAGTAGTCGAACATATTCACGAATATTTGACTTCGGTCGGTCAAAATGTTAGGGGAGGTCAGATTAAGCTCGACGATTTCACCATTCACAAG CGACTGGGTAAAGAACCCGAAGCATATCCCAAGAGTGAGGGTCTGCCACACGTCCAGGTTGCCCTAAAGATGAAGGCGAAGGGAGGCAACGCGCGTGCTGGTGATGTTATTCCATACATTTTCTGTTTACCGGATGGAGAGGAGAGCGCGAAGTCTGCTCAGTCAGATAGAGCTCACCATCGTGATGAGCTTCGCAAGGCTGATTCTGGTTTAAATATCG ATTTCGAGTACTACCTCTCGCAGCAAGTGCTGCCGCCCGTCGAACGATTGTGTGAGCCGATTGAAGGAACAGACCGTGCACGTCTTGCGGAATGCCTTG GTCTCAATCCCGATAGATACCGCGTAGCCGCATCTTCCTCTGCAGAGAATACCGGTTTCGCGAGTTTGGATTCCCAGCTATCAGATGCTGAACGATACAAAGACGCTGAACCATTCTTTACGATTTGCCGCAATTGCAAAGGACAATGGGCGTATGCTCCTTTGAACGATCGGGAG GAATGCTGTCTGCGTCCAAATGGCCGATTCTGTCCTGGATGCCAGAGTCCCTTGCAGTTGGGAAGCCTGCAAGCGCAGTTGGAAGCTCAAATCAGAAAACACATTGCCAAGTTTTACGAATGCTGGACCATCTGTAGTGATCCGATATGCGGTTACAAAACTCGAATGATGGGCGTATATGGTCGCAGGTGCTTACGATGCAAGACTCCGGTCACACTTGAG TATTCCGATGAGAAACTCTATAACCAACTGCGTTACCTCGGTTTTCTATTCGATGGTGAACGCGCCATTAAGAATGTGACTGGAACTGATTCTCTGG AGGTGGTATCGGCGCTAGTGAAAACACATTCAAGCTTCTTGACGGCGATGTCTGGGTGTGTGGAGAAATATCTCGAACAGTGCGGACGTCGTTGGGTGGAACTTAGTAGTGTATTTTCGTTCATGAAGGTGTAA
- a CDS encoding uncharacterized protein (BUSCO:EOG09260375) — protein sequence MSGRLDKKSVSKALADLKRARQGIARTFKEEDVTLYDEVNEDQYKRVVKGRLQKDDFVVDDGVDGYMDNGMDDWMDQDEEYPESEDERETKKKASKKSNSKAKAKGKGEPKPPPPPVVAPTINDYRKTVSTEEESDFMANLFNTLDSAPTPSTTAKSRKRKTSPDDRDSSPIPYRNGGYDDFAEASSDGPIDDFISMPSSDDIILSPKKKQRIDAGGITPAAHRLAKMDVDAEIDDIDFEAFDDIDLDFDDFEVKTTVKAEKMDVTIPVEKPKPEEKEDALPSWLAVYDSLNVTAAESLGPTASTSSSSNTSNVDALEPDGSLHFYWLDYLEHDGQISFVGKVKDKTLGALVSACITVENLERNLFVLPRKRKVEEGEDGKYYDTDEEPTQPDVYRDFDAIRKRANIGKFKGKFVERKYAFGDPDVPREETPWLKIAYPFSEPQLPNTIQSPNIAKVFGTNTSAFELLVLKRKIMGPCWIKIKEPEVNFKGVSWCKFEATVSDPKDFNPLLDAAGQSPTEVPPLTVLSLSVRTVVNHKDNRREVVCATARIWHNMLIDDPTPPERLPCTVQTFVRPLGDRFPSNFEGHAKANGKGLVSSMKNERMLLSSLLVAIHKADPDIIVGHDFLGVSLDVILHRMRDCKVDHWSRVGRFRRARWPNIGKQGTNIKFLNGRLLCDLTSDSAKSMISSTTWSLTEMCTTHLKSDRQDIDPDDVPNYFDSSLSGPERLMTFVRHCELDAHYQMALASKVQIIPLTKQLTNLAGNAWNKTLNGGRAERNEYILLHEFHRLKYVCPDKDRSWGKKSAKIEVADDDPEARKDAPKGKKKDKYKGGLVFEPKRGLWDKYILVMDFNSLYPSIIQEYNVDFTTIERIADEEDENGEQIQPDPPGPEVPQGVLPRLIATLVQRRRQVKSLMKDKNATPAQLLQYDIKQQALKLTANSMYGCLGFEYSRFYARQLASLTTYKGREILTHTRELAESMQLDVVYGDTDSVFVNSNVTELSEALKISTEFKKTVNECYKLLEIDLDSVFQRLLLLQKKKYAALKMEDGSRTSTEIKGLDMKRREYCDLSKNVSQFVLNQILSGDSTEIVVEHIHEYLTSVGQNVRGGQIKLDDFTIHKRLGKEPEAYPKSEGLPHVQVALKMKAKGGNARAGDVIPYIFCLPDGEESAKSAQSDRAHHRDELRKADSGLNIDFEYYLSQQVLPPVERLCEPIEGTDRARLAECLGLNPDRYRVAASSSAENTGFASLDSQLSDAERYKDAEPFFTICRNCKGQWAYAPLNDREVRLFVSLTAVIVITLCRNAVCVQMADSVLDARVPCSWEACKRSWKLKSENTLPSFTNAGPSVVIRYAVTKLE from the exons ATGTCTGGTCGGCTGGACAAAAAGTCAGTATCAAAAGCTCTCGCTGACTTGAAGCGCGCAAGGCAAGGAATAGCGCGTACATTCAAG GAAGAGGACGTTACCCTCTATGACGAGGTCAACGAGGACCAATATAAACGCGTCGTGAAAGGAAGGCTTCAGAAAGATGACTTTGTCGTCGACGATGGAGTTGATGGATACATGGACAATGGGATGGATGACTGGATGGACCAGGACGAAGAGTACCCGGAATCCGAAGATGAACgagagacgaagaagaaag CATCGAAAAAGTCGAACAGCAAGGCCAAGGCTAAGGGAAAGGGGGAACCCaaacctcctccacctccagttGTCGCCCCAACCATTAATGATTACCGTAAAACAGTCTCTACTGAAGAAGAATCAGACTTCATGGCGAACCTCTTTAACACTCTGGACTCCGCTCCCACTCCTTCTACAACCGCGAAATCTAGAAAGCGTAAAACTTCGCCCGACGATCGCGATTCCTCTCCCATTCCTTACAGAAATGGTGGATATGACGACTTTGCAGAAGCATCATCTGATGGACCCATAGATGATTTCATTTCAATGCCCTCTAGCGATGATATAATCTTGAGtccgaagaagaagcagagaatAGATGCGGGTGGAATAACACCAGCCGCTCATCGCCTCGCAAAAATGGACGTGGACGCTGAAATCGATGATATAGATTTCGAGGCGTTTGACGATAttgacttggattttgatgATTTCGAGGTTAAAACAACTGTCAAGGCCGAGAAAATGGATGTCACTATCCCCGTCGAAAAGCCGAAACctgaagagaaagaggatgCTCTTCCATCATGGCTAGCGGTTTACGACTCACTCAACGTTACTGCGGCAGAATCACTGGGACCGACTGCATccacttcctcttcctcgaatACATCCAATGTTGATGCCCTTGAACCAGACGGATCGCTCCACTTTTATTGGCTCGACTACCTGGAACATGATGGCCAAATATCTTTTGTGGGGAAAGTTAAGGACAAGACTTTAGGCGCGCTGGTCTCCGCTTGCATTACTGTCGAAAACTTGGAGCGCAACTTGTTCGTCCTGCCACGGAAGAGAAAAGTCGAAGAGGGCGAGGACGGGAAATATTATGATACGGATGAGGAACCCACACAACCGGATGTGTATAGGGATTTTGACGCGATCAGGAAGAGAGCTAATATTGGCAAGTTCAAAGGCAAATTCGTCGAGAGAAAATACGCGTTTGGCGATCCCGATGTACCCAGGGAGGAAACACCCTGGCTGAAGATTGCGTATCCATTTAGTG AACCACAACTTCCCAACACCATTCAGAGCCCCAATATCGCCAAAGTGTTTGGAACCAACACAAGTGCCTTCGAACTCCTTGTTCTCAAGCGCAAGATTATGGGTCCTTGTTGGATCAAGATCAAAGAACCCGAAGTTAACTTCAAAGGC GTATCGTGGTGTAAATTCGAGGCAACAGTCAGCGATCCAAAAGACTTTAATCCCTTGTTAGATGCAGCCGGTCAATCACCCACGGAGGTCCCACCGTTGACCGTCCTCAGTCTTAGCGTGCGGACCGTGGTCAACCACAAAGACAACAGGCGGGAAGTCGTCTGTGCAACGGCCAGGATTTGGCACAACA TGCTGATTGACGATCCTACGCCCCCCGAACGCCTCCCGTGCACCGTACAAACTTTCGTTCGTCCACTCGGCGACCGATTTCCTTCGAACTTTGAAGGGCATGCAAAAGCTAACGGCAAAGGACTTGTCTCGTCGATGAAGAATGAACGAATGTTACTCAGCAGCCTTCTGG TTGCAATTCACAAAGCTGATCCAGATATCATTGTTGGTCACGATTTCCTCGGCGTTTCCCTCGATGTGATACTCCACCGAATGCGAGACTGCAAAGTCGACCACTGGTCTAGAGTAGGACGCTTCAGACGTGCGAGATGGCCTAATATTGGGAAGCAGGGCACGAACATCAAGTTCTTGAATGGCCGGTTGTTGTGTGACTTGACGAGCGATAGTGCGAAG AGCATGATATCTTCTACGACCTGGTCTCTTACTGAAATGTGTACAACTCACCTGAAAAGCGACCGTCAAGACATTGATCCGGATGATGTTCCCAACTACTTTGACAGCTCTCTTAGTGGACCGGAGAGGCTGATGACCTTCGTTCGTCATTGTGAACTGGACGCACATTACCAAATGGCCCTTGCATCCAAGGTTCAGATAATTCCACTGACGAAGCAATTAACTAATCTTGCTGGGAACGCTTG GAACAAGACTTTGAACGGTGGGCGAGCGGAGAGAAACGAGTACATCCTGTTGCACGAATTCCATCGGCTGAAGTATGTCTGTCCTGATAAGGACAGGTCTTGGGGAAAGAAATCTGCGAAGATTGAAGTCGCCGACGATGATCCTGAAGCTCGGAAAGATGCACCGAAGGGCAAGAAGAAGGATAAGTACAAAGGCGGTCTTGTCTTTGAGCCAAAGAGGGGCTTATGGGACAAGTATATTCTGGTCATGGACTTCAATTCGTTGTACCCGAGTATCATTCAGGAGTATAACGTCGACTTTACGACTATCGAGCGAATTgcggatgaagaggatgag AATGGCGAGCAGATTCAACCAGACCCACCTGGTCCTGAAGTTCCACAAGGTGTTTTACCTCGGCTTATTGCAACTCTCGTCCAGAGGCGAAGGCAAGTCAAGTCACTTATGAAGGATAAGAATGCTACGCCCGCACAGTTGCTTCAG TATGATATCAAACAGCAGGCGTTGAAGTTGACTGCCAACAGTATGTACGGGTGCCTAGGTTTTGAATACTCCCGGTTCTATGCCCGTCAACTCGCCTCCCTCACCACCTATAAGGGCAGAGAAATCTTGACTCACACCAGGGAGTTGGCAGAAAGCATGCAACTCGAC GTTGTATACGGTGATACCGACTCTGTCTTCGTCAACTCTAATGTCACCGAGCTGTCCGAAGCGCTCAAAATCTCCACAGAGTTCAAAAAAACTGTTAACGAATGCTACAAACTGCTCGAAATTGACCTCGATAGCGTTTTCCAACGCCTGCTGTTattgcagaagaagaaatatGCTGCCCTCAAGATGGAAGATGGAAGTCGAACATCGACAGAGATCAAAGGTCTCGATATGAAACGTCGAGAATATTGTGACCTGTCTAAGAATGTGTCGCA GTTCGTGCTCAATCAGATTCTGTCGGGTGATTCAACAGAGATAGTAGTCGAACATATTCACGAATATTTGACTTCGGTCGGTCAAAATGTTAGGGGAGGTCAGATTAAGCTCGACGATTTCACCATTCACAAG CGACTGGGTAAAGAACCCGAAGCATATCCCAAGAGTGAGGGTCTGCCACACGTCCAGGTTGCCCTAAAGATGAAGGCGAAGGGAGGCAACGCGCGTGCTGGTGATGTTATTCCATACATTTTCTGTTTACCGGATGGAGAGGAGAGCGCGAAGTCTGCTCAGTCAGATAGAGCTCACCATCGTGATGAGCTTCGCAAGGCTGATTCTGGTTTAAATATCG ATTTCGAGTACTACCTCTCGCAGCAAGTGCTGCCGCCCGTCGAACGATTGTGTGAGCCGATTGAAGGAACAGACCGTGCACGTCTTGCGGAATGCCTTG GTCTCAATCCCGATAGATACCGCGTAGCCGCATCTTCCTCTGCAGAGAATACCGGTTTCGCGAGTTTGGATTCCCAGCTATCAGATGCTGAACGATACAAAGACGCTGAACCATTCTTTACGATTTGCCGCAATTGCAAAGGACAATGGGCGTATGCTCCTTTGAACGATCGGGAGGTACGTCTCTTTGTTTCACTCACCGCTGTTATCGTTATCACCCTGTGTAGGAATGCTGTCTGCGTCCAAATGGCCGATTCTGTCCTGGATGCCAGAGTCCCTTGCAGTTGGGAAGCCTGCAAGCGCAGTTGGAAGCTCAAATCAGAAAACACATTGCCAAGTTTTACGAATGCTGGACCATCTGTAGTGATCCGATATGCGGTTACAAAACTCGAATGA
- a CDS encoding uncharacterized protein (MEROPS:MER0031617) — translation MLLSLSSAVTIALTLTSVIAGAIEPNQSLAMDPANYKNTTVSRGITYGYYFSPPTTNKFLVFLHGWPGHSFDWRFQVEYFQKAGYGIVVPDMLGYGGTDKPTDPEVYKSSLISRDIVDILDAESIGKDVVLVGHDWGSKITARIANYFPDRFSAFGFFAVGNLAVEFFAIPYPQSNNLTKTVFGYELFGYWDFLSRPGSEDLIEGHLESMLSLVHAKDPLLGMTDFAPLGALEAWLKADRKAPSTVSTPEEEKRYVELFSIPGVVNASLAWYKVLTSGIEAKDNEGVPQENKIVTKPVFFGAALADFVAVAPINIQETLQTSTNSTIHMYPSGHWVHWESKDQVNSDLHAWIKGLPE, via the exons ATGCTTCTCTCTCTATCCAGTGCAGTAACCATCGCGTTGACATTGACTTCTGTCATCGCTGGAGCCATAGAGCCGAACCAGAGTTTGGCCATGGATCCAGCTAACTACAAGAACACCACCGTTTCGCGTGGGATCACTTACGGTTATTATTTCTCTCCTCCGACTACGAATAAATTTTTGGTTTTCTTGCATGGCTGGCCCGGTCATTCTTTTGACTGGCGCTTCCAGGTAGAATATTTCCAGAAAGCAGGTTATGGGATTGTTGTACCAGATATGCTTGGTTATGGAGGGACGGACAAACCCACGGATCCAGAGGTATACAAGTCGAGTTTGATCAGCCGGGACATTGTCGACATTCTGGATGCTGAATCGATCGGAAAAGATGTTGTACTTGTCGGACATGACTG GGGCTCAAAAATTACTGCCAGAATTGCCAACTACTTTCCCGATCGGTTTTCTGCATTTGGTTTCTTTGCGGTAGGAAACCTGGCCGTCGAGTTCTTCGCAATACCTTATCCGCAATCAAATAACCTC ACGAAAACTGTCTTTGGATACGAACTATTCGGATATTGGGATTTCTTGTCACGACCTGGTTCAGAAGACTTGATTGAAGGCCATTTAGAGTCAATGCTTAGCCTCGTGCATGCGAAGGACCCGTTATTAGGGATGACGGATTTCGCTCCCTTGGGCGCGTTAGAAGCATGGCTGAAAGCGGATAGAAAGGCACCGTCGACTGTATCCACACCCGAG GAAGAGAAACGCTACGTGGAACTCTTCAGCATTCCTGGCGTGGTCAATGCTTCCTTGGCATGGTACAAAGTGCTCACGTCCGGTATCGAAGCTAAAGACAATGAGG GCGTTCCGCAAGAGAATAAGATTGTGACCAAACCAGTGTTCTTTGGTGCTGCATTGGCCGACTTTGTTGCGGTTGCCCCGATAAACATCCAGGAGACGTTACAAACCAGCACCAATTCTACCATCCATATGTATCCTAGTGGACATTGGGTGCATTGGGAATCGAAGGACCAGGTTAATTCTGATCTCCATGCGTGGATTAAAGGATTGCCAGAGTGA
- a CDS encoding uncharacterized protein (MEROPS:MER0141667), producing MPPQLCSRTRQSQPVSVQSIFTLPSHAQPPLYRINLSLPPRERYKEICKDYKTELLQISPLYDEILGLTPFPRLFKGAARLLLRRVHSEEENEEISGISQATGISKHLVIAFNTFLDLLSGCISGGVKVVDGGSDGRSSGIVHFRGLDWEMDVLRDLTICVEYVREGQVIARGVTYAGYIGVLTGVREGLSISLNYRPTPTRSKLARYLHYISIILGRRPSNTSILRRILLTSQPPPSSRKALEAEIFKYPGSPCYLTFCTPNDIFVFEHGLDGSTTHSSDSFLAVTNHDKSMEDWTEDQWNNFLKSQLGLESGAGHTVRDLVADSVERKNCVCGLWESVRVPASGKPLKIVDVVDWLQTKPLLNEDTHYSCVMNPAVCGGGLHWVVSYDEPVKMDQPSSSEDSDE from the exons ATGCCCCCTCAACTATGCTCTCGTACCCGACAATCCCAGCCAGTGTCAGTACAATCAATCTTCACACTTCCGAGTCACGCACAACCGCCATTATACCGCATTAATCTCTCACTTCCCCCACGAGAGAGATACAAAGAAATATGCAAGGACTATAAAACTGAACTTCTCCAGATATCTCCGCTATACGACGAGATTCTCGGCCTCACACCGTTCCCGCGATTATTCAAAGGTGCAGCCAGGCTACTCCTACGGCGTGTCCattctgaagaagaaaacgaagaGATTTCTGGGATATCGCAGGCTACTGGGATCTCAAAGCATCTTGTCATTGCCTTCAACAcgtttctggatcttctctCAGGGTGTATAAGTGGTGGAGTGAAGGTTGTGGACGGGGGCTCGGACGGCAGGTCTAGTGGGATTGTCCATTTCCGTGGACTCGACTGGGAGATGGATGTGCTTCGAGACTTGACTATCTGTGTGGAATATGTTCGCGAAGGTCAAGTCATTGCCAG AGGAGTTACATATGCCGGTTACATTGGGGTTTTGACTGGAGTGAG AGAAGGACTCTCGATTTCCCTTAACTATCGCCCAACGCCGACAAGATCCAAACTCGCTCGTTATCTCCACTATATTTCTATCATTCTTGGTCGTCGACCATCGAATACCAGCATTTTACGAAGAATACTTCTCACTAGCCAGCCTCCTCCCTCATCCCGGAAAGCCCTTGAGGCCGAGATCTTCAAGTATCCCGGATCGCCTTGTTACTTGACATTCTGCACACCAAACGACATATTCGTATTCGAGCACGGTCTTGATGGCTCCACGACACACAGCTCTGATTCATTTCTTGCCGTGACCAACCATGATAAGAGCATGGAGGATTGGACCGAGGACCAATGGAACAATTTTCTAAAATCTCAACTGGGACTAGAGTCTGGTGCAGGGCATACGGTTCGCGATCTAGTCGCCGACAGTGttgagaggaagaattgTGTATGTGGCCTCTGGGAAAGTGTACGGGTACCGGCCAGTGGCAAGCCGCTCAAGATTGTTGACGTCGTGGACTGGTTGCAGACGAAGCCGTTATTGAATGAAGATACACATTATTCTTGTGTTATGAATCCTGCCGTTTGCGGAGGTGGCTTGCACTGGGTTGTATCGTACGATGAGCCCGTGAAGATGGACCAGCCTTCTAGTTCGGAGGATAGTGATGAGTAG